One genomic window of Anguilla anguilla isolate fAngAng1 chromosome 13, fAngAng1.pri, whole genome shotgun sequence includes the following:
- the LOC118210652 gene encoding activin receptor type-1B-like, with translation MQCDGSFANMANKRTSLTLLVLVGLLAICDALRCNCTECSTTGYQCVTDGACMASTSSINGQEHRIRVCITRDRLVPPGQPFYCLSAEGLLNTHCCYTDYCNSVSLTAPTVTTRPAEDSGFGPGGSWGLVDLVAVIVGLFLFCVLLLVGIFLFHQHQRTYSHRQRLEVEDPSCDHLYLPKDSTLQDLIFDLSTSGSGSGLPLFVQRTVARTIVLQEIIGKGRFGEVWRGKWRGGDVAVKIFSSREERSWFREAEIYQTIMLRHENILGFIAADNKDNGTWTQLWLVSDYHEHGSLFDYLNRYSVTIEGMIKLALSAASGLAHLHMEILGTQGKPGIAHRDLKSKNILVKKNSVCAIADLGLAVRHESVTDTIDIAPNQRVGTKRYMAPEVLDETINMRHFDSFKCADIYALGLVYWEIARRCNAGGVHEEYQLPYYDLVPSDPSIEEMRKVVCEQKLRPNVPNWWQSYEALRVMGKIMRECWYGNGAARLTALRIKKTLSQLSVQEDIKV, from the exons CTCTGAGGTGCAACTGCACGGAATGTTCAACGACGGGGTACCAGTGCGTGACGGACGGCGCCTGCAtggcctccacctcctccatcaACGGGCAGGAGCACCGCATCCGCGTCTGCATCACCCGCGACAGGCTGGTCCCGCCGGGCCAGCCCTTCTACTGCCTGAGCGCCGAGGGGCTGCTCAACACGCACTGCTGCTACACCGACTACTGCAACAGCGTCAGCCTCACCGCGCCCACCG TGACCACGAGGCCAGCGGAAGACAGCGGGTTCGGGCCCGGGGGCAGCTGGGGGCTGGTGGACCTGGTGGCGGTGATCGTGGGGCTCTTCCTGTTCTGCGTGCTCCTGCTGGTGGGCATCTTCCTGTTCCACCAGCACCAGCGCACCTACAGCCACCGGCAGCGCCTGGAGGTGGAGGACCCCTCCTGCGACCACCTGTACCTGCCCAAGGACAGCACCCTGCAGGACCTCATCTTCGACCTGTCCACCTCCGGATCCGGCTCTG GGCTGCCCCTCTTCGTGCAGCGGACGGTCGCCCGCACCATCGTCCTGCAGGAGATCATCGGGAAGGGGCGCTTCGGAGAGGTGTGGCGGGGGAAGTGGCGCGGGGGCGACGTGGCCGTGAAAATCTTCTCATCCCGCGAGGAGCGCTCCTGGTTCCGCGAGGCTGAGATCTACCAGACCATAATGCTCCGCCACGAGAACATCCTGGGCTTCATCGCCGCCGACAACAAGG ATAACGGCACCTGGACGCAGCTGTGGCTGGTGTCGGACTACCACGAGCACGGCTCCCTCTTCGACTACCTGAACCGCTACTCCGTCACCATCGAGGGCATGATCAAGCTGGCACTGTCAGCCGCCAGCGGCCTGGCCCACCTGCACATGGAGATCCTCGGCACAcagg ggAAGCCAGGCATCGCTCACCGCGACCTCAAGTCCAAGAACATTCTGGTGAAGAAGAACAGCGTGTGCGCCATCGCCGACCTGGGACTGGCCGTACGGCACGAGTCCGTCACTGACACCATCGACATCGCCCCCAACCAGCGCGTGGGAACAAAGAG gtATATGGCCCCGGAAGTTCTGGACGAAACCATCAATATGAGGCACTTTGACTCCTTTAAATGCGCAGACATCTACGCCCTGGGACTGGTGTACTGGGAGATTGCGCGTCGATGCAACGCAGGCG GTGTCCATGAGGAGTACCAGCTTCCCTACTATGACCTGGTGCCCTCAGACCCTTCCATCGAGGAGATGAGGAAGGTGGTGTGTGAGCAGAAACTGAGGCCCAACGTGCCCAACTGGTGGCAGAGCTAtgag GCCCTGCGGGTGATGGGGAAGATCATGCGGGAGTGTTGGTATGGTAACGGGGCGGCCAGGCTCACGGCGCTGCGGATCAAGAAGACGCTGTCGCAGCTCAGCGTGCAGGAGGACATCAAGGTCTGA
- the prkag1 gene encoding 5'-AMP-activated protein kinase subunit gamma-1, producing MECVTAVLDDLEGKKDTLAEVEFEHNVYTRFMKSHRCYDLVPTSSKLVVFDTSLEVKKAFFALVSNGVRAAPLWDSKKQCFVGMLTITDFINILHRYYKSPLVQIYELEEHKIETWREVYLQDSFKPLVSISPNASLYDAVSSLLKNKIHRLPVIDPLTGNTLYILTHKRILKFLKLFISEMAKPAFLGQTLEELGIGTFHKIAMVRKDTPLYTALGIFVDQRVSALPVVDDNGHVVDIYSKFDVINLAAEKTYNNLDVTVTKALQHRSQYFEGVLTCHRHETLEAIINRLVEAEVHRLVVVDEQEVVKGIVSLSDILQALVLTNGEEGTA from the exons ATGGAGTGT gtCACAGCTGTTCTTGATGACTTGGAGGGTAAAAAGGACACCCTAGCGGAAG TGGAGTTTGAGCACAATGTTTACACTCGTTTTATGAAGTCTCACCGCTGTTACGACCTGGTGCCCACCAGCTCTAAACTGGTCGTGTTCGACACGTCCTTGGAG GTAAAGAAAGCGTTTTTTGCTTTGGTCTCCAATGGGGTGAGAGCAGCACCACTCTGGGACAGCAAGAAGCAGTGCTTCGTGG GTATGCTGACCATTACAGACTTCATCAACATCCTGCACCGTTACTACAAGTCCCCTTTG GTTCAGATATATGAGCTGGAAGAGCACAAGATTGAGACGTGGAGAG AAGTGTACCTCCAGGATTCCTTCAAGCCCCTCGTCAGCATCTCCCCCAATGCCAG CCTGTACGATGCCGTTTCCTCGCTGCTGAAGAACAAGATCCACCGGCTTCCCGTCATCGACCCCCTGACGGGGAACACCCTCTACATCCTCACCCACAAGCGCATCCTCAAGTTCCTCAAGCTTTTC ATCTCGGAGATGGCCAAGCCGGCGTTCCTCGGCCAGACCCTGGAAGAGCTGGGCATCGGCACCTTCCACAAGATAGCCATGGTGCGTAAGGACACGCCCCTCTACACAGCGCTGGGCATTTTCGTGGACCAGAGGGTGTCCGCACTGCCGGTGGTGGATGACAatg GGCACGTGGTGGACATTTACTCCAAGTTCGATGTCATT AACCTGGCCGCGGAGAAGACCTACAACAACCTGGACGTGACGGTGACCAAGGCCCTGCAGCACCGCTCGCAGTACTTCGAGGGCGTGCTCACCTGCCACCGCCACGAGACGCTGGAGGCCATCATCAACCGGCTGGTGGAGGccgag gtgcacaggctggtggtggtggacgAGCAGGAAGTGGTGAAGGGAATCGTTTCCCTGTCGGACATTCTCCAGGCACTGGTGCTGACCAAcggagaggagg GAACGGCTTGA